A DNA window from Pseudomonas sp. GD03919 contains the following coding sequences:
- a CDS encoding DUF3015 domain-containing protein, with product MSKRLLGKGLVFGLLSMASVGAFADAAGGNGCGWGNMLFEGQRGMAPHFLATTTNGTSGNATFGMTSGTNGCDTSGALGYNGRSMLAMNGMLDSIAEDMAVGQGEALDAYATLLGVAAPDRAHFAKVTHENFGSIFSKADATSEQVLAATLEVMSRDAQLARYVKQPA from the coding sequence ATGAGCAAGCGACTGCTGGGTAAAGGTTTGGTCTTCGGTCTGTTGAGCATGGCCAGTGTTGGTGCGTTTGCCGATGCTGCGGGCGGTAATGGCTGCGGCTGGGGCAACATGCTGTTCGAAGGGCAGCGCGGCATGGCCCCGCACTTCCTGGCCACCACTACCAACGGCACCTCGGGTAATGCCACCTTCGGCATGACTTCCGGTACCAACGGCTGCGATACCAGCGGCGCGCTGGGTTACAACGGTCGCTCCATGCTGGCAATGAATGGCATGCTCGACTCCATCGCTGAAGACATGGCCGTGGGCCAGGGTGAAGCGCTGGATGCCTACGCCACGCTGCTGGGCGTTGCCGCGCCAGACCGCGCGCATTTCGCCAAGGTCACCCACGAGAATTTCGGCAGCATCTTCAGCAAAGCTGACGCCACCAGCGAGCAAGTGCTGGCTGCCACTCTCGAGGTGATGAGCCGTGACGCGCAGTTGGCGCGCTACGTGAAACAGCCGGCCTGA
- a CDS encoding PilZ domain-containing protein — translation MSESANERRRFQRIAFDAPTVIAQGERQWSAALHDISLKGLLIKTPRDWNGDPNQPFEALIELGDEAKVKMEVVLTRTQPQSLGFVCRHIDLESISHLRRLIELNLGDEQLLERELAALGDDY, via the coding sequence ATGAGTGAATCAGCCAACGAGCGTCGGCGCTTTCAGCGCATCGCCTTCGACGCCCCCACCGTCATCGCTCAGGGTGAGCGACAATGGTCGGCAGCTCTGCACGATATCTCTCTCAAGGGCCTGCTGATCAAGACCCCGCGCGACTGGAACGGGGACCCGAACCAGCCCTTCGAAGCCCTTATCGAACTGGGGGACGAAGCCAAGGTGAAGATGGAAGTGGTACTGACGCGCACCCAGCCGCAGTCGCTCGGCTTCGTCTGTCGGCATATCGACCTGGAATCGATCAGCCACCTGCGCCGCCTGATCGAGCTCAATCTTGGTGATGAGCAACTGCTGGAACGTGAACTGGCGGCATTGGGCGACGACTACTAG
- the radA gene encoding DNA repair protein RadA, whose amino-acid sequence MAKAKRMYGCTECGATFPKWAGQCGECGAWNTLVETVVEGATPSGRTGWAGDKANIKTLAEVSVEEIPRFSTASGELDRVLGGGLVDGSVVLIGGDPGIGKSTILLQTLCNIAQRFPALYVTGEESQQQVAMRARRLDLPQDKLKVMTETCIESIIATARQEKPKVMVIDSIQTIFTEQLQSAPGGVAQVRESAALLVRFAKQSGTAIFLVGHVTKEGALAGPRVLEHMVDTVLYFEGESDGRLRLLRAVKNRFGAVNELGVFGMTDKGLKEVSNPSAIFLTRAQEAVPGSVVMATWEGSRPMLVEVQALVDTSHLANPRRVTLGLDQNRLAMLLAVLHRHGGIPTYDQDVFLNVVGGVKVLETASDLALMAAVISSLRNRPLQHDLLVFGEIGLSGEIRPVPSGQERLKEAAKHGFKRAIVPKGNAPKEAPAGLQVIAVTRLEQALDALFE is encoded by the coding sequence ATGGCCAAGGCTAAACGCATGTACGGCTGCACCGAGTGCGGCGCCACCTTTCCCAAATGGGCCGGGCAATGTGGTGAGTGCGGCGCCTGGAACACCCTGGTGGAAACCGTGGTCGAGGGCGCGACGCCCAGTGGCCGCACTGGCTGGGCCGGCGACAAGGCCAATATCAAGACCCTGGCCGAGGTCAGTGTCGAAGAAATTCCGCGCTTTTCCACCGCTTCCGGCGAGCTGGACCGGGTGCTCGGTGGTGGCCTGGTCGATGGCTCGGTGGTGCTGATCGGCGGCGACCCCGGCATCGGCAAGTCGACCATCCTGCTGCAGACCCTGTGCAACATCGCCCAGCGTTTCCCGGCACTGTACGTCACCGGCGAGGAATCACAGCAGCAGGTGGCCATGCGCGCGCGACGCCTGGACCTGCCGCAGGACAAGCTCAAGGTGATGACCGAAACCTGCATCGAGTCGATCATCGCCACCGCCCGCCAGGAAAAACCCAAGGTCATGGTCATCGACTCGATCCAGACCATCTTCACCGAACAACTGCAGTCGGCTCCTGGTGGCGTTGCCCAGGTGCGCGAGAGTGCGGCGCTGCTGGTGCGTTTTGCCAAACAGAGCGGCACGGCGATCTTTCTCGTCGGCCACGTCACCAAGGAGGGCGCGTTGGCCGGCCCACGCGTGCTGGAGCACATGGTCGACACCGTGCTGTATTTCGAGGGCGAGTCCGATGGCCGTTTGCGGCTGTTGCGGGCGGTGAAGAACCGTTTTGGCGCAGTCAACGAACTGGGCGTGTTCGGCATGACCGACAAAGGCCTCAAGGAAGTCTCCAACCCCTCGGCGATCTTCCTCACTCGCGCCCAGGAAGCGGTGCCCGGTAGCGTGGTGATGGCCACCTGGGAAGGCTCGCGGCCGATGCTGGTGGAAGTGCAGGCACTGGTCGACACCAGCCACCTGGCGAATCCGCGCCGCGTCACCCTGGGCCTGGATCAGAACCGCCTGGCCATGCTGCTGGCCGTATTGCACCGCCATGGCGGCATCCCGACCTATGACCAGGATGTGTTCCTCAACGTGGTCGGTGGGGTCAAGGTGCTGGAAACGGCGTCCGACCTGGCACTGATGGCGGCGGTAATCTCCAGCCTGCGCAACCGGCCGCTGCAACATGATTTGCTGGTGTTTGGCGAGATTGGTCTGTCCGGCGAAATTCGCCCGGTGCCGAGTGGTCAGGAGCGTCTCAAGGAGGCGGCCAAACATGGCTTCAAGCGCGCCATCGTGCCCAAGGGCAACGCGCCCAAGGAAGCGCCGGCTGGGTTGCAGGTCATCGCCGTAACGCGCCTGGAGCAGGCGCTGGATGCGCTGTTCGAATAG
- a CDS encoding GNAT family N-acetyltransferase has product MQIQLLPTSAEQLPLLANLYQFYAYESSEWEQEDVETDGRFYIHHPHLQRYWQEPGWSAQLILADGFIAGFLLVERSELPGIEAPEFADLFILKKYRRQGIGRALVQQVMGDGSPWLLRYYRQDELACAFWQQLLSEWPRPARPVWTEEEADGLLTYLINPPVH; this is encoded by the coding sequence ATGCAGATCCAACTGCTGCCCACCAGCGCCGAACAATTGCCGCTACTGGCCAACCTCTACCAGTTCTATGCCTACGAAAGCTCCGAATGGGAGCAGGAGGACGTGGAGACGGACGGCCGCTTCTACATCCATCACCCCCATCTGCAGCGCTATTGGCAGGAGCCGGGCTGGAGCGCACAGCTGATCCTGGCCGATGGCTTTATCGCCGGCTTTCTGTTGGTCGAACGCAGCGAATTGCCGGGTATCGAGGCGCCGGAATTTGCCGACCTGTTCATCCTCAAGAAGTATCGCCGCCAGGGCATTGGCCGCGCGCTGGTGCAACAGGTCATGGGCGATGGCAGCCCGTGGTTGCTGCGCTACTACCGTCAGGATGAACTGGCCTGCGCATTCTGGCAGCAGCTACTGAGCGAGTGGCCCAGGCCAGCGCGCCCCGTGTGGACGGAAGAAGAGGCGGACGGGCTGCTCACCTACCTGATCAACCCGCCCGTACATTAA
- a CDS encoding YdcH family protein — MHVDHHPLVHDFPELRSELQRLRQSDEHFARQAEEYEALDKRICRIEDGIELLDDVTLGALKLNRVAMKDELARQLKRAAGQCCGCGNGCKG, encoded by the coding sequence ATGCACGTCGACCATCATCCGCTGGTTCATGACTTTCCCGAACTGCGCAGCGAGCTGCAGCGTCTGCGCCAGAGTGATGAGCATTTCGCGCGCCAGGCCGAGGAATACGAAGCGCTGGACAAGCGTATTTGCCGCATCGAGGACGGTATCGAGCTGCTCGATGACGTCACGCTCGGCGCGCTGAAACTCAATCGTGTCGCCATGAAGGACGAGCTGGCGCGCCAGCTCAAGCGCGCTGCCGGGCAGTGCTGCGGTTGCGGTAATGGCTGCAAGGGCTGA
- a CDS encoding YdcH family protein, with protein MPLEHHPLSREFPQQHDALRRLLHSDPHFPRLASDYEALDRRIYAIEAGREAADDLILQGLKLQRVALKDEIAELLRQAGSA; from the coding sequence ATGCCGCTCGAACACCATCCGCTCAGTCGAGAGTTTCCGCAGCAGCACGATGCCTTGCGCAGGTTGCTGCACAGCGACCCGCACTTTCCACGTCTGGCCAGTGACTATGAAGCGCTGGACAGGCGCATCTACGCCATCGAGGCGGGGCGTGAGGCGGCGGATGATCTGATCCTGCAGGGCCTGAAGTTGCAGCGGGTGGCGCTCAAGGACGAGATCGCCGAACTGTTGCGCCAAGCGGGCAGTGCTTGA
- a CDS encoding CNNM domain-containing protein, producing the protein MTLLIAFAVLSILVSFICSILEAALLSLTPSYIAQQKVEKPQLYERLKELKDKIDQPLAAILTLNTVAHTVGATGVGAQVAIVFGDGYLGIASAVMTLLILVLSEILPKTIGARYWRALAPFLPSLLRAMILLLKPFIVLSDLIMRLFGGKEPEHDIRQEIKALTLLGREVGKLDEDEHRVISNILDLHEIRLRDIMTPRIVCESAAPDESIAAFKARARESQFSRYPVIGEDESPLGVVFRYDALAAENDAEPITRIMKPLKVVPESMNVENLMTLMMQERQHMCLVYDEFGSWRGLVTLEDIMETIIGKPILDETDDIPNMRRFAKRRWEHRIKAIRED; encoded by the coding sequence ATGACACTCCTGATAGCGTTCGCTGTCCTCTCCATTCTGGTTTCGTTCATCTGTTCCATCCTCGAAGCCGCCCTGCTCTCCCTAACTCCCAGTTACATCGCTCAGCAGAAGGTCGAAAAGCCTCAGCTGTACGAAAGGCTGAAAGAGCTCAAAGACAAGATCGACCAGCCGCTGGCGGCCATCCTGACCCTCAATACCGTGGCACATACCGTTGGTGCGACTGGTGTCGGTGCGCAGGTGGCAATCGTCTTCGGTGACGGTTACCTGGGTATCGCCTCGGCGGTCATGACCCTGCTGATCCTGGTGCTTTCGGAAATTCTGCCGAAGACCATCGGCGCACGTTACTGGCGCGCCCTTGCTCCCTTCCTGCCGAGCCTGCTGCGGGCAATGATCCTGCTGCTCAAGCCGTTCATCGTGCTCTCCGATCTGATCATGCGCCTGTTCGGCGGCAAGGAGCCGGAACATGATATTCGCCAGGAAATCAAGGCACTGACCCTGCTCGGCCGCGAAGTGGGCAAGCTCGACGAAGACGAACATCGAGTGATCAGCAACATCCTAGACCTGCATGAGATTCGCCTACGCGACATCATGACGCCGCGCATTGTCTGCGAGTCGGCCGCACCGGATGAGTCGATTGCCGCATTCAAGGCACGTGCCCGGGAAAGCCAGTTCTCCCGCTATCCGGTCATTGGCGAAGACGAATCGCCGCTGGGCGTGGTGTTCCGCTACGACGCCCTGGCCGCCGAGAACGATGCCGAGCCAATCACCCGCATCATGAAGCCGCTCAAGGTCGTGCCGGAAAGCATGAACGTGGAGAACCTGATGACCCTGATGATGCAGGAACGTCAGCACATGTGCCTGGTGTACGACGAATTCGGCAGTTGGCGCGGCCTGGTGACCCTGGAAGACATCATGGAAACCATCATCGGCAAGCCGATCCTCGATGAGACCGATGACATTCCCAATATGCGCCGCTTCGCCAAGCGCCGCTGGGAGCACCGCATCAAGGCCATCCGCGAGGACTGA
- a CDS encoding ferredoxin--NADP reductase — translation MTVSDDKFTRQTLLEVHSLTPSLFTLRTTRDAGFRFRAGQFVRLGVEKVDGSVVWRAYSLVSAPHDEFLEFFSIVVPGGEFTRELSRLRVGDSLLVEKQATGYLTLDRFVDGRDLWLLGSGTGIAPFLSILQDFEVWQRFARIVLVYSARTSAELAYQPLIRSFAELEHLAEFAHKLTYFPVVTREQAPGYLHARITDLLDSGELERAAGLELTPEHSRVMICGNPQMIDDIRQRLKARGLNLSLTRRPGQVAVENYW, via the coding sequence ATGACCGTCAGTGACGACAAGTTCACCCGTCAGACGCTGCTCGAGGTTCACAGCCTGACGCCGAGCCTGTTCACCCTGCGTACCACGCGGGATGCGGGCTTTCGCTTTCGCGCCGGGCAGTTCGTACGTCTCGGTGTCGAGAAAGTCGATGGTTCAGTGGTCTGGCGTGCCTATTCGCTGGTGTCCGCGCCGCATGACGAGTTTCTCGAGTTCTTCTCCATCGTGGTGCCTGGCGGTGAATTTACCCGCGAGCTGAGCCGCCTGCGGGTTGGCGACAGCCTGCTGGTGGAGAAGCAGGCCACCGGCTACCTGACCCTGGATCGCTTCGTCGATGGCCGCGATCTGTGGCTGTTGGGCAGCGGCACCGGCATCGCGCCATTTTTGTCGATCCTGCAGGACTTCGAGGTGTGGCAGCGCTTCGCGCGCATCGTGCTGGTGTACAGCGCGCGCACCAGCGCCGAGCTGGCCTATCAGCCGCTGATCAGAAGCTTCGCTGAACTGGAGCATTTGGCCGAGTTCGCGCACAAGCTCACCTATTTTCCGGTGGTTACCCGTGAACAGGCGCCGGGCTACCTGCATGCGCGGATCACCGACCTGCTCGACAGCGGCGAGCTGGAGCGCGCTGCCGGGCTGGAACTGACGCCCGAGCATTCTCGGGTGATGATCTGCGGCAACCCGCAGATGATCGATGACATTCGCCAGCGTCTGAAAGCGCGCGGCCTCAACCTGAGCCTGACCCGCAGGCCGGGCCAGGTGGCGGTGGAGAACTACTGGTGA
- a CDS encoding class I SAM-dependent methyltransferase encodes MPIFTTPFASLELQRQPHQANEPLQAFDAADEYLLAHLHEHGIEAGSRVLLLNDSFGALACSLAGHCQVTSSSDSHLGFLALQKNLASNGLSGDAVTFLPSSETPQGPFDWVLIRVPKTLALLEEQLIRLHGQLAPGARVVAGAMIKHLPRAAGDLLEQYIGPVQASLAVKKARLLSATPEVKAAPRSPYPSRYRLDKPALELINHANVFCRDGLDIGTRAFLPHLPRHLDARRVADLGCGNGVLGITYALGSPQAQLTLVDESYMAVQSARENWVAALGERPATIRAGDGLAEQPAGSLDLVLCNPPFHQQQVVGDFLAWRMFQQARAALVTGGELWIVGNRHLGYHAKLARLFRGVEQVAANPKFVVLKASK; translated from the coding sequence ATGCCTATTTTTACAACCCCCTTCGCCAGCCTCGAACTCCAGCGCCAGCCGCATCAGGCCAACGAGCCGCTGCAAGCTTTCGACGCAGCCGACGAATACCTGCTCGCGCACCTGCACGAGCACGGCATCGAAGCCGGTAGCCGCGTGCTGCTGCTCAACGACAGCTTTGGCGCCCTCGCCTGCTCACTGGCCGGGCACTGCCAGGTGACCAGCAGCAGCGATTCGCACCTGGGCTTTCTCGCCCTGCAGAAAAATCTCGCCAGCAATGGCCTGAGTGGCGACGCAGTCACTTTTTTGCCGAGTAGCGAAACGCCGCAAGGGCCGTTCGACTGGGTGCTGATCCGTGTGCCCAAGACCCTGGCGCTGCTGGAAGAACAACTGATCCGCCTGCACGGCCAACTGGCGCCGGGCGCTCGCGTGGTCGCCGGGGCGATGATTAAGCACCTGCCACGCGCCGCCGGTGACCTGCTGGAGCAATACATCGGCCCGGTGCAGGCCTCGCTGGCGGTGAAGAAAGCCCGCCTGCTCAGCGCCACGCCTGAGGTCAAGGCTGCGCCACGCTCGCCCTACCCGAGCCGCTATCGCCTGGATAAACCGGCGCTGGAGCTGATAAACCACGCCAACGTGTTCTGCCGCGACGGCCTGGATATCGGCACCCGCGCCTTCCTGCCGCACCTGCCACGCCACCTCGACGCACGCCGCGTCGCCGATCTGGGCTGCGGCAACGGCGTGCTCGGCATCACCTATGCCCTGGGCAGCCCGCAGGCACAGCTGACCCTGGTGGACGAGTCGTATATGGCCGTGCAGTCAGCGCGGGAAAACTGGGTAGCGGCGCTGGGCGAGCGGCCGGCGACCATTCGCGCCGGCGACGGTCTGGCCGAGCAACCGGCCGGCTCGCTGGACCTGGTGCTGTGCAATCCGCCGTTTCACCAGCAGCAGGTGGTCGGTGATTTTCTCGCCTGGCGCATGTTCCAGCAGGCCCGCGCGGCGCTGGTGACCGGCGGAGAACTGTGGATAGTCGGCAACCGCCACCTGGGCTATCACGCCAAGCTGGCGCGCCTGTTCCGCGGTGTCGAGCAGGTGGCGGCCAACCCCAAGTTCGTGGTGCTCAAGGCGAGCAAGTAG
- a CDS encoding metallopeptidase TldD-related protein produces MDARQHFTALLEYLQTQVVGEEGFTLAYGAEVSSFIRFNQGQVRQAGQVQQVYATLSLYQGQRHAESKLALSGGLDEDLPLLQQALQHLRDVLPTLSDDPYLRLNRDAWRSESMGETVVLDGATMAQQIVAAARGLDLVGFLAVGPQYQGFASSWGAFGWYAAEYGLIANGACSGEYPLSLRMHGGELDEQDVLQRLGSGLYIGNLWYGNFSDLPAARLTGMTRFATFWVEDGQIQAPVNTMRFDDSLFDVLGAQLEALTREPELLLPGGTYGARQTGSMALPGALLSRFTLTL; encoded by the coding sequence ATGGACGCACGTCAGCATTTCACTGCGTTGCTGGAGTATCTGCAGACGCAAGTCGTGGGCGAGGAGGGCTTTACCCTGGCCTACGGCGCCGAGGTCTCCAGCTTTATCCGCTTCAACCAGGGACAGGTGCGTCAGGCCGGACAAGTGCAGCAGGTGTACGCCACCTTGTCGTTGTACCAGGGGCAGCGCCATGCCGAAAGCAAGCTGGCGCTCAGTGGGGGGCTAGACGAGGATCTGCCCCTGCTGCAGCAGGCTTTGCAGCACCTGCGTGACGTGCTGCCGACCCTGAGTGACGACCCTTATCTGCGCCTGAACCGTGACGCTTGGCGCAGCGAATCCATGGGTGAAACGGTTGTGCTGGATGGCGCGACCATGGCGCAGCAGATCGTCGCGGCGGCCAGGGGGCTGGATCTGGTCGGCTTTCTCGCCGTCGGCCCGCAGTATCAGGGCTTCGCCAGTTCCTGGGGCGCGTTCGGCTGGTATGCCGCCGAGTACGGCCTGATCGCCAATGGCGCCTGCAGCGGCGAGTACCCGCTGTCCCTGCGCATGCACGGTGGCGAGCTGGATGAGCAGGACGTTCTGCAGCGGCTGGGCAGCGGTCTGTATATTGGCAATCTGTGGTACGGCAACTTCTCCGATCTGCCGGCCGCCCGCCTGACCGGCATGACCCGCTTCGCCACCTTCTGGGTCGAGGATGGGCAGATCCAGGCGCCGGTCAACACCATGCGCTTCGACGACTCGCTGTTCGATGTGCTTGGCGCGCAGCTCGAAGCCCTGACCCGCGAGCCCGAACTGCTGCTGCCCGGCGGCACCTACGGCGCCCGGCAGACCGGCTCGATGGCGCTGCCGGGGGCATTGCTGTCGCGCTTTACCCTGACGTTATAG